The Enterococcus rotai genome includes a window with the following:
- the lexA gene encoding transcriptional repressor LexA: MVKRTDTRQIEVLKYIYEQVELKGYPPTVREIGKAVDLSSTSTVHGHLARLEKKGMILRDPTKPRAIELTADGLERIGVKPTVIPMLGVVTAGEPILAVEEASDFFPLPPDLRTEENALFMLTIRGESMINAGILDGDQVIVRKQSAASNGDIVIAMTDEDEATCKRFFKETDHVRLQPENDALDPIILNNVSILGKVVGLYRNHI; encoded by the coding sequence GTGGTGAAACGTACAGACACAAGACAAATTGAAGTACTAAAATATATATATGAACAAGTTGAACTTAAAGGTTATCCTCCAACCGTAAGAGAGATTGGAAAAGCAGTTGACCTTTCTTCGACATCCACTGTCCATGGCCATTTAGCCCGTTTAGAAAAAAAAGGAATGATCCTGCGTGACCCTACAAAGCCAAGAGCCATTGAATTGACAGCAGACGGTCTAGAAAGAATCGGGGTCAAACCTACTGTGATCCCTATGCTTGGTGTTGTTACAGCTGGTGAGCCTATTTTAGCAGTTGAAGAAGCATCTGACTTCTTCCCGCTCCCACCTGACCTAAGAACAGAAGAAAATGCTTTATTCATGCTGACGATTCGAGGAGAAAGTATGATCAATGCTGGGATATTAGATGGTGATCAAGTCATCGTCCGCAAACAAAGTGCTGCTTCAAACGGTGATATTGTGATTGCCATGACGGATGAAGATGAAGCAACCTGCAAACGTTTCTTTAAAGAAACGGACCATGTTCGTCTACAGCCAGAAAATGATGCTTTAGATCCAATTATTTTAAATAATGTCAGTATTTTAGGTAAAGTTGTTGGTTTATATCGCAATCATATTTAG
- a CDS encoding DUF896 family protein: MLSSEKMTRINELAKKAKENELTEKEKEEQKVLRQEYLAAFRGGMRHHIEGMKVVDPKGNDVTPEKLKEIQKAKGLHNRK, encoded by the coding sequence ATGTTATCATCAGAAAAAATGACTCGTATCAACGAACTTGCCAAAAAAGCAAAAGAAAATGAGTTGACTGAAAAAGAAAAAGAAGAACAAAAAGTGCTTCGTCAAGAATACCTAGCTGCTTTTCGCGGCGGTATGCGTCACCATATCGAGGGCATGAAAGTCGTTGATCCTAAAGGGAATGACGTTACACCAGAGAAGTTAAAAGAGATCCAAAAGGCAAAAGGCCTGCACAATAGAAAATAA
- the tkt gene encoding transketolase: MFDNTDQLGVNTIRTLSIEAVQKANSGHPGLPMGAAPMAYALWTKHLKVNPKTARNWVDRDRFILSAGHGSAMLYSLLHLAGYGVTMDDLKSFRQWGSKTPGHPEVHHTDGVEATTGPLGQGIAMAVGMAMAEAHTAATYNRDSFPVIDHYTYALCGDGDLMEGVSQEASSMAGHMKLGKLIVLYDSNDISLDGPTSKAFTENVGARYEAYGWQHILVKDGNDLEEISKAIEAAKAESDKPTLIEVKTVIGYGAPKEGTSSVHGAPIGADGITAAKTVYGWEYPDFTVPEEVAARFKETMVEKGGKAETNWNDMFANYTKAHPELAKQFKQAFADELPENWDKELPTYEVGSSAASRVTSKETIQAISKAVPGFWGGSADLSASNNTMVAAEKDFEPGQYEGRNIWFGVREFAMAAAMNGIQLHGGSRVYGGTFFVFTDYLRPAVRLAAIQNTPVTYVLTHDSVAVGEDGPTHEPVEQLASIRCMPGVQVIRPADGNETVAAWKIAMTTKDAPTVLVLSRQNLPVIEGTKEHAGELVQKGAYVISKQKGEKPEGILIATGSEVNLAIETQKALAEQGKDVSVVSMPSFDLFEKQTAEYKESVLPKAVTKRVAIEAASPFGWERYVGTAGTTVTINHFGASAPGDLVLKEFGFTVENVVTKYNEL; the protein is encoded by the coding sequence TTGTTCGACAACACTGATCAGTTAGGCGTCAACACGATTCGTACATTGAGTATTGAAGCAGTACAAAAAGCAAACTCAGGCCATCCAGGCTTACCAATGGGTGCTGCACCTATGGCGTATGCGCTTTGGACAAAACATTTGAAAGTAAACCCAAAAACAGCTAGAAATTGGGTAGATAGAGACCGTTTCATTCTTTCAGCAGGTCATGGTTCTGCAATGCTTTATAGCTTACTTCATTTAGCAGGTTATGGCGTAACAATGGATGATTTGAAGAGTTTCCGTCAATGGGGTAGTAAAACTCCAGGACATCCAGAAGTCCATCATACAGATGGTGTTGAAGCGACTACTGGTCCTTTAGGTCAAGGGATTGCAATGGCAGTTGGAATGGCGATGGCTGAAGCGCACACTGCTGCGACATACAATCGCGATAGTTTCCCTGTGATTGATCACTATACGTATGCTTTATGCGGTGATGGTGATTTGATGGAAGGTGTTTCTCAAGAAGCGAGCTCGATGGCTGGGCACATGAAATTGGGCAAATTGATTGTGTTGTACGATTCAAATGATATCTCTTTAGATGGTCCAACTTCAAAAGCCTTTACAGAAAATGTTGGGGCTCGTTATGAAGCATACGGATGGCAACATATTTTAGTAAAAGATGGTAATGATTTAGAAGAAATTTCTAAAGCAATTGAAGCAGCCAAAGCTGAATCAGATAAACCAACCTTGATCGAAGTCAAAACAGTTATTGGTTATGGTGCTCCAAAAGAAGGCACATCTTCTGTTCATGGTGCCCCAATCGGAGCAGATGGCATTACTGCGGCTAAAACTGTTTATGGTTGGGAATATCCTGATTTTACTGTTCCGGAAGAAGTTGCTGCTCGTTTTAAAGAAACAATGGTAGAAAAAGGCGGCAAAGCTGAAACTAATTGGAATGACATGTTTGCAAACTATACAAAAGCACATCCTGAATTAGCAAAACAATTCAAACAAGCTTTTGCGGATGAACTTCCTGAAAATTGGGATAAAGAATTACCAACTTATGAGGTAGGTTCGAGTGCTGCAAGTCGTGTAACAAGTAAAGAAACAATTCAAGCAATCTCTAAGGCTGTACCAGGTTTCTGGGGTGGTTCTGCTGATTTATCTGCATCAAACAATACAATGGTCGCAGCAGAAAAAGATTTTGAACCGGGTCAATATGAAGGTCGCAATATTTGGTTTGGCGTTCGTGAGTTTGCCATGGCTGCAGCGATGAACGGAATTCAACTACATGGTGGTAGCCGTGTATATGGTGGAACATTCTTTGTCTTTACTGATTATTTACGTCCTGCGGTTCGTTTAGCAGCGATTCAAAATACTCCTGTAACTTATGTACTGACGCATGATTCTGTAGCGGTAGGGGAAGATGGCCCAACGCATGAACCTGTTGAGCAATTAGCAAGTATCCGTTGTATGCCTGGTGTTCAAGTGATTCGTCCGGCTGATGGGAACGAAACAGTTGCTGCATGGAAAATCGCTATGACGACTAAAGACGCTCCGACTGTTTTAGTTTTAAGTCGCCAAAACTTACCTGTTATTGAAGGAACCAAAGAACATGCTGGAGAGCTTGTTCAAAAAGGTGCCTATGTGATTTCTAAGCAAAAAGGTGAGAAACCAGAAGGAATCCTAATTGCAACTGGTTCAGAAGTGAACTTAGCCATTGAAACTCAAAAAGCATTGGCAGAACAAGGCAAAGATGTTTCAGTCGTTTCAATGCCAAGTTTTGATTTATTTGAAAAACAAACAGCAGAATATAAAGAATCTGTTTTACCTAAAGCTGTGACCAAGCGTGTGGCAATCGAAGCTGCTTCACCATTCGGGTGGGAACGTTATGTTGGTACAGCTGGTACAACTGTGACGATCAACCACTTTGGTGCTTCAGCTCCTGGCGATTTAGTCTTAAAAGAATTTGGTTTTACAGTTGAAAATGTCGTAACAAAATATAATGAATTATAA
- a CDS encoding glucosaminidase domain-containing protein: protein MDEIKTRSSRHQQKTQKNNHKRIVSVIGTSLVFLPVAGNLLPLGVQATEVETQGAVSQQAFIDSIGYSATSVADANDLYASVMIAQALLESSYGTSGLAAAPNYNLFGVKGSYGGQTVYMPTAEYLNGEWVTVTEPFRSYPSYTESFQDHANVLKTTIASSGNYHYSGVWKSNTTSYMDATAALAGRYATDPNYASKLNWLISTYGLTAYDSGSTVATTAYENQASSDQAAIGQSSATVAGQTYTVASGDTLWGIAEKYGVSVDQLMASNGITAELITVGQVLQVA, encoded by the coding sequence ATGGACGAGATCAAAACAAGAAGTAGTAGACACCAACAAAAAACACAGAAGAATAATCATAAAAGAATAGTTTCTGTGATTGGGACTTCATTAGTATTTCTTCCTGTCGCAGGGAATCTGTTACCATTGGGTGTTCAAGCGACAGAAGTTGAAACTCAAGGAGCAGTTTCACAACAAGCATTTATTGATTCTATTGGCTATTCAGCTACTTCAGTAGCGGATGCAAATGATTTATATGCCTCTGTCATGATCGCTCAAGCATTATTAGAGAGTAGTTATGGAACTTCAGGTTTAGCTGCGGCTCCAAACTATAATTTATTCGGTGTCAAAGGAAGTTATGGTGGACAAACAGTTTATATGCCTACAGCTGAATATTTGAATGGTGAATGGGTCACTGTAACCGAACCATTTAGAAGTTATCCATCCTATACTGAGTCGTTTCAAGACCATGCTAACGTGCTTAAAACAACGATAGCTTCAAGTGGTAACTATCATTACTCTGGTGTATGGAAAAGTAATACAACGAGTTATATGGATGCAACAGCGGCTTTAGCTGGTCGCTATGCAACGGATCCTAACTATGCAAGTAAACTGAACTGGTTGATTTCTACCTACGGTTTAACAGCGTACGATAGTGGTAGTACCGTAGCCACTACAGCCTATGAAAACCAAGCAAGCAGCGATCAAGCGGCAATTGGACAAAGTAGTGCCACTGTTGCTGGGCAAACATACACAGTAGCCTCTGGTGATACTCTTTGGGGAATCGCTGAAAAATACGGAGTTTCAGTGGATCAATTGATGGCTTCAAATGGTATCACAGCTGAATTGATCACTGTAGGACAAGTATTACAAGTTGCCTAA
- a CDS encoding 4-hydroxy-3-methylbut-2-enyl diphosphate reductase produces MKIINISPRGYCYGVVDAMVIARNASLDENLPRPIYILGMIVHNKHVTDAFESIGIHTLDGASREDILAQVDQGTVIFTAHGTSPKVKQLAVEKGLTVIDATCPDVTITHELIEAKVTDGYEIIYIGKKNHPEPEGALGVSPEHVHLVANQTDIADLDLQSDKIFVTNQTTMSQWDVSDLMELIQKKYPNVLIHKDICKATQVRQEAVVEQAQGCDLTLVVGDPKSNNSNRLAQVSIEQAGVPAHRISDVSQIDPKWFYDVEQVAVTAGASTPTQIVREVLDYLKQFDVNNSLTHSMESTTTSESILPRPRIKDLTKNRQRRLEELRSGKR; encoded by the coding sequence CGCTTGATGAAAACTTACCTCGCCCGATTTATATCTTAGGCATGATTGTTCATAATAAACATGTGACTGACGCCTTTGAAAGCATTGGAATCCACACTTTAGATGGAGCTAGTCGTGAAGATATTTTAGCTCAAGTTGATCAAGGAACTGTTATCTTTACAGCTCACGGAACTTCACCAAAAGTCAAACAATTAGCGGTTGAAAAAGGCTTGACCGTGATTGATGCAACTTGTCCTGATGTGACGATCACCCATGAGTTGATTGAAGCAAAGGTTACAGATGGCTATGAAATTATTTATATTGGTAAAAAAAATCATCCTGAACCTGAAGGCGCATTGGGTGTGTCGCCAGAACATGTTCATTTAGTCGCTAATCAAACAGATATTGCTGATTTAGACTTGCAATCTGATAAAATTTTTGTCACTAATCAAACAACCATGAGCCAATGGGATGTTAGCGATTTGATGGAATTGATTCAAAAAAAATATCCTAATGTGCTTATTCATAAAGATATTTGTAAAGCGACCCAAGTTCGCCAAGAAGCCGTTGTTGAACAAGCACAAGGTTGTGATTTAACACTCGTTGTTGGTGATCCTAAAAGTAATAATAGCAATCGCTTAGCTCAAGTTTCCATTGAACAGGCTGGTGTTCCTGCTCACCGCATATCTGATGTATCACAAATCGATCCTAAATGGTTTTATGATGTGGAGCAAGTAGCCGTGACGGCAGGTGCTTCTACTCCAACACAAATTGTCCGCGAAGTTCTTGACTATTTAAAACAGTTTGATGTAAATAATTCTTTAACACATTCAATGGAGTCAACTACAACTTCGGAGTCGATTCTACCTCGCCCGAGAATCAAAGATCTAACTAAAAATCGTCAACGTCGCTTAGAAGAATTGCGATCAGGAAAACGATAA